The following are from one region of the Dreissena polymorpha isolate Duluth1 chromosome 2, UMN_Dpol_1.0, whole genome shotgun sequence genome:
- the LOC127869283 gene encoding organic solute transporter subunit alpha-like, with protein sequence MVGSHFQHNSMTANCSNDYPDTSVLFSELRADFPRTVLMAVACALVLACLAIFLEELVFLHQVYHGNGVKVRKVATILGLYPVTIVMALMALMAPKISFLLDLFASCYLSVCFFTLVSLIIDTFGNEARMIEHFRGMTIQTSLPPCCCCCCCILRPRLLTEQSLFFFKLCALQVAVIRPVLSIIAAALWFDGIYKQDLTSPASAYLYITTITVISALFSMYGTIVICRATSPFLKSYRIGVKFFSLQLLLITSTIQSLVFNILATHGIPGCIASRGPAVRDNAFNHFALIVETFLLCLLARKGYRMDETILPGPTPREDLPGCDNEFGHAHWREDNYGAIENNTIEIESTKLN encoded by the exons ATGGTCGGGTCACATTTTCAACATAACAGTATGACAGCAAACTGTTCCAACGACTACCCGGATACGTCAGTGCTATTCAGCG AACTACGCGCAGACTTTCCTCGTACCGTACTGATGGCGGTTGCGTGCGCGCTCGTACTCGCGTGCCTAGCTATCTTCCTCGAGGAGCTCGTGTTCTTGCACCAAGTTTACCATGGGAACGGGGTCAAGGTGCGGAAGGTCGCCACTATCCTAGGCTTATATCCG GTGACGATTGTTATGGCGTTAATGGCCCTGATGGCACCAAAGATCAGCTTCCTCCTGGATCTGTTTGCATCTTG CTACCTATCCGTGTGTTTCTTCACGCTGGTGTCGCTAATCATTGATACTTTTGGCAATGAGGCACGTATGATCGAGCACTTCCGGGGAATGACCATTCAAACTTCCCTCCCGccatgttgctgttgttgttgttgcatattGCGACCGAGGCTTCTTACTGA GCAGTCGCTGTTTTTCTTTAAGCTATGCGCCCTACAAGTGGCCGTGATCCGACCTGTGCTGTCGATCATTGCCGCCGCACTGTGGTTTGATGGGATTTACAAACAGGATCTG ACCTCCCCCGCCTCCGCATACCTCTATATCACCACGATCACCGTGATTTCCGCGCTGTTCTCCATGTACGGAACTATCGTCATCTGCCGCGCCACCTCGCCATTCCTTAAATCATACCGCATCGGCGTCAAGTTCTTCTCGCTACAGCTTCTACTCATCACCTCGACCATCCAGAGCCTCGTCTTTAACATTCTGGCAACTCACGGCATCCCAGGATGCATCGCCAGTCGGGGACCCGCCGTTCGTGATAACG CATTCAACCACTTCGCACTGATAGTTGAGACGTTTTTGCTGTGCCTGCTTGCCCGAAAAGGCTACAGAATGGACGAGACCATATTACCCGGACCAACTCCACGTGAAGACCTGCCCGGTTGTGATAATGAATTCGGGCATGCGCACTGGCGTGAAGACAATTACGGGGCTATTGAAAACAATACAATCGAAATAGAGTCAACGAAATTGAACTGA